The Desulfomicrobium orale DSM 12838 genome includes a window with the following:
- a CDS encoding tyrosine recombinase XerC codes for MSWTSGPAPEAVTLFLLYLDSQRGYSPATAAAYERDLEGLHLFLARRNKGLHDPAEVNRADVTAYLADLHRRGLAKSSVCRKLSAVRALYRFLRKKKLAAEDPCATLSNPKQPKTHPRVLNVDQALRLMTADMTPDPAGLRDAALLEVLYGSGLRVSEALGLDFQHVDLDGGVVRVLGKGGKERMAPLTGPAVERLRRYLEQRQAFSPAPREQAVFLGKRGGRLTRSQTAHIVKAAALRCGLPPGVSPHTLRHSFASHMLQAGADLRSVQELLGHSRISTTQRYTHLDLAQIMRVYDACHPLAGGKKDDTEDS; via the coding sequence ATGTCCTGGACCAGCGGACCGGCTCCTGAGGCCGTCACCCTGTTTCTTTTGTATCTGGATTCCCAGCGCGGATACTCGCCCGCCACGGCGGCGGCCTATGAACGTGATCTGGAGGGACTGCACCTGTTTCTGGCCCGCCGGAACAAGGGGCTGCACGATCCCGCCGAAGTGAACCGGGCCGACGTCACCGCCTATCTGGCGGATCTGCACCGGCGCGGGCTGGCCAAGTCCAGCGTGTGCCGCAAATTGTCGGCCGTGCGGGCACTGTACCGCTTTCTGCGCAAAAAGAAGCTGGCGGCGGAAGACCCTTGCGCCACTCTGAGCAACCCCAAGCAACCCAAAACACATCCGCGCGTGCTGAACGTGGATCAGGCTTTGCGGCTCATGACCGCGGACATGACGCCCGATCCCGCCGGGCTGCGCGACGCGGCCCTGTTGGAAGTGCTGTACGGCTCGGGACTGCGCGTCAGCGAGGCTCTGGGTCTGGATTTTCAGCACGTGGATCTGGATGGAGGCGTAGTCCGGGTACTGGGCAAGGGCGGAAAGGAGCGCATGGCCCCGCTGACCGGCCCTGCCGTGGAGCGGCTGCGCCGGTATCTGGAACAGCGTCAGGCTTTTTCTCCCGCGCCCCGCGAGCAGGCCGTGTTTCTGGGTAAACGCGGCGGACGCCTCACCCGGAGCCAGACGGCGCACATCGTCAAGGCCGCCGCCCTCCGTTGCGGGTTGCCGCCGGGAGTCAGTCCGCACACCCTGCGCCATTCCTTTGCCTCGCACATGCTTCAGGCCGGCGCGGACCTGCGCAGCGTGCAGGAACTGCTCGGGCATTCCCGTATTTCCACCACCCAGCGCTACACGCATCTGGATCTGGCCCAGATCATGCGTGTGTATGACGCCTGCCATCCACTGGCGGGCGGGAAGAAGGACGATACGGAAGATTCGTGA
- a CDS encoding protein phosphatase CheZ: MKDQISQNLLDTIIARTETTIREIVSTELTREITRALTATQFYRAISSDLQDGLKTIYHEITTATASGQPSSGGPSAEVMISEASAQLNEILNTTEKATETIMTLVEKHLDQNERTAALLNSLPAGEHGETVAELKAASSKLGADLMEVMTALSFQDLTGQRIKRIVNALQQIERVVFDLYMTTGLSMKAMEEHPEKDAEEILQTSRERASKLKGPQSDTSQADVDDLLSQLGI; the protein is encoded by the coding sequence ATGAAAGATCAGATCAGCCAGAATCTTCTGGATACAATCATCGCCAGAACCGAGACCACTATCCGCGAAATCGTTTCGACGGAACTGACCAGGGAGATCACCCGGGCCCTGACCGCCACCCAGTTCTACCGGGCCATCAGTTCCGACCTGCAGGACGGCCTGAAAACCATTTATCACGAGATCACCACCGCCACAGCCAGCGGCCAGCCGTCCTCAGGCGGGCCATCCGCGGAGGTCATGATCTCCGAAGCCTCGGCCCAGTTGAACGAGATACTGAACACCACGGAAAAGGCCACGGAAACCATCATGACCCTGGTGGAAAAGCATCTGGACCAGAACGAGCGGACCGCAGCCCTGCTGAACTCCCTGCCCGCCGGGGAGCATGGCGAAACGGTTGCGGAACTCAAGGCAGCCTCCTCGAAGCTGGGCGCGGATCTGATGGAAGTCATGACCGCTCTCAGCTTCCAGGATCTGACGGGACAGCGCATCAAACGCATCGTCAACGCCCTGCAACAGATCGAGAGGGTCGTGTTCGATCTGTACATGACCACCGGCCTGTCCATGAAGGCCATGGAGGAACATCCGGAAAAAGACGCCGAGGAAATCCTCCAGACCTCCCGTGAACGGGCTTCCAAGCTCAAAGGTCCCCAGTCCGATACCTCCCAGGCCGATGTGGACGACCTGTTAAGCCAGCTCGGCATCTGA
- a CDS encoding PilZ domain-containing protein, which produces MSIADRGFARIDAALKGHLRILPGGRLTPLFSAAPEPEPFSSIRSQLPDGVGPFLERMDEKLNTILTLLNQQTLHEDFPVQTLICDISGAGLRFSAPRSFELGTAVEMVVELGFQPKVLAGTIGVLIRRDICDDQELWAMKFEEIRACEREKIISFVTARQREQLRDRRSAPAPHGDQK; this is translated from the coding sequence ATGAGCATTGCCGACCGCGGCTTCGCCCGCATCGACGCCGCCCTCAAGGGCCATTTGCGGATCCTGCCCGGAGGCCGCCTCACGCCCCTGTTTTCCGCCGCCCCGGAACCGGAGCCTTTCAGTTCCATCCGCTCCCAGCTCCCCGACGGCGTGGGCCCGTTTCTGGAGCGGATGGACGAGAAGCTGAACACCATCCTGACCCTGCTCAACCAGCAAACCCTGCACGAGGATTTTCCCGTTCAGACGCTGATCTGCGACATCAGTGGAGCCGGACTGCGTTTCAGCGCGCCCCGGTCCTTTGAACTGGGTACGGCGGTGGAGATGGTGGTGGAACTCGGTTTCCAGCCGAAAGTTCTGGCCGGGACCATCGGCGTGCTCATTCGGCGCGATATCTGCGACGATCAGGAACTGTGGGCCATGAAATTCGAGGAAATACGGGCCTGTGAGCGGGAAAAAATCATTTCCTTCGTCACGGCCCGGCAGCGGGAACAGCTTCGGGACAGACGTTCCGCACCAGCCCCGCACGGAGATCAGAAATGA
- the ybgF gene encoding tol-pal system protein YbgF → MKIHSLRKKILLAGTLAAMGMLSACASTSDVNQLRSQMYYQEQERAKQQERVTQLEAGLAQTQPAQANSWAEINALRSEVASISGQMDDLRRTQTSQSGMTLDTLNARMQDLDRKIMFMASQLGVVFDEFPQSTGAPASSQTSPSRTEPAPSAPSSGASAPMSPEEPEIAQRELYQKALEQFYATNYKQAQAMWAEFVKGFPKDSLVPNALFWQGECFFQMQDYANAVLTYQKVIESHSKSSKYKAAMLKQGIAFYKLKKEQAGKLVLQDLVKKYPDSAEGKRAQAYLKGGGN, encoded by the coding sequence ATGAAAATTCACTCCCTCCGTAAAAAAATTCTCCTCGCCGGAACCCTCGCCGCCATGGGCATGCTGTCCGCATGTGCGAGCACGTCGGATGTCAACCAGTTACGCAGCCAGATGTATTATCAGGAACAGGAACGGGCCAAGCAGCAGGAACGCGTCACCCAATTGGAAGCCGGCCTGGCCCAGACGCAGCCTGCCCAGGCCAACAGCTGGGCCGAAATCAACGCCCTGCGCTCCGAAGTGGCCTCCATTTCGGGCCAGATGGACGACCTTCGCCGCACCCAAACCTCGCAGAGCGGCATGACGCTCGATACCCTGAACGCCAGAATGCAGGACCTCGATCGCAAAATCATGTTCATGGCCTCGCAACTGGGCGTGGTTTTCGACGAATTTCCGCAATCGACGGGCGCGCCCGCTTCCTCCCAGACTTCACCCTCACGGACCGAACCCGCTCCTTCCGCCCCCTCTTCCGGCGCGTCGGCCCCCATGTCTCCGGAGGAACCCGAGATCGCCCAGCGGGAACTGTACCAGAAGGCCCTGGAGCAGTTCTACGCCACCAACTACAAACAGGCGCAGGCCATGTGGGCCGAGTTCGTCAAAGGCTTCCCCAAAGACTCGCTGGTCCCCAACGCCCTGTTCTGGCAGGGAGAATGCTTCTTCCAGATGCAGGACTACGCCAACGCGGTACTGACCTACCAGAAGGTCATCGAAAGTCACAGCAAGTCGAGCAAATACAAGGCTGCAATGCTCAAGCAGGGAATCGCCTTCTACAAGCTGAAAAAGGAACAGGCCGGAAAGCTGGTGCTGCAGGATCTGGTCAAGAAATATCCGGATTCTGCCGAAGGCAAACGCGCCCAGGCCTACCTGAAGGGGGGCGGCAACTAG
- the lgt gene encoding prolipoprotein diacylglyceryl transferase: MFPTIFELAPFTLFGLEIGPFALHAYGLFVAMGFLLGISWSMREAREAGLDPDLLSDLGFYIILGAILGARILYVLINPAYFWDNPLEVFMFWKGGLVFSGGAILAASLALWFLKKRRQDIWRWMDVLAPGIGLGEAIGRIGCMAAGCCYGASCDLPWAVTFSNPESLAPLFTPLHPTQFYHSLAGLCCFVILMALKPHIRRTGGLMAIFLVFFGAFRFLIELFRADYRGGTGVLSVTQIIALGAVGLGLFLFHHRRSHVR, translated from the coding sequence TTCGGCCTGGAGATCGGCCCCTTCGCCCTGCACGCCTACGGGCTGTTCGTGGCCATGGGCTTTCTGCTGGGCATCAGCTGGTCCATGCGCGAGGCCAGAGAAGCGGGACTCGACCCGGACCTGCTCTCGGATCTTGGATTCTACATCATTCTGGGAGCCATTCTCGGAGCCCGCATTCTCTATGTGCTGATCAACCCGGCCTACTTCTGGGACAACCCGCTGGAAGTCTTCATGTTCTGGAAAGGAGGGCTGGTCTTTTCCGGCGGCGCCATCCTGGCCGCGTCCCTGGCCCTGTGGTTTCTGAAAAAGAGGCGGCAGGACATCTGGCGCTGGATGGACGTGCTGGCGCCGGGCATAGGTCTTGGCGAAGCCATCGGGCGCATCGGATGCATGGCCGCCGGATGCTGCTATGGCGCGTCCTGCGACCTGCCCTGGGCCGTGACCTTTTCCAATCCGGAATCTCTGGCCCCGCTGTTCACGCCCCTGCATCCGACCCAGTTCTACCACAGTCTGGCCGGTCTGTGCTGCTTCGTCATCCTCATGGCTCTAAAACCCCATATCCGGCGGACCGGCGGCCTGATGGCCATTTTTCTCGTCTTCTTCGGGGCATTCCGCTTTCTGATCGAGCTTTTCCGGGCCGACTATCGCGGCGGAACCGGAGTTCTGAGCGTCACCCAGATCATCGCGCTGGGCGCCGTGGGACTGGGCCTTTTTCTCTTCCACCACAGGAGAAGCCATGTTCGCTGA
- a CDS encoding PLDc N-terminal domain-containing protein, with amino-acid sequence MFAEIPPDKLAYALPLLILPILPNLWGIVHVYRREFPTPEERAAWLVTLIVLPVIGGLMYMLLGARRAMKKT; translated from the coding sequence ATGTTCGCTGAGATTCCGCCCGACAAGCTGGCCTACGCCCTGCCCCTGCTTATTCTGCCCATTCTGCCCAACCTGTGGGGCATCGTGCACGTGTACCGCCGCGAGTTCCCCACCCCCGAGGAAAGGGCGGCATGGCTGGTGACGCTCATTGTCTTGCCGGTGATCGGGGGGCTGATGTACATGCTCCTCGGCGCACGGCGCGCCATGAAAAAAACCTGA